One Borreliella chilensis DNA window includes the following coding sequences:
- the fliL gene encoding flagellar basal body-associated protein FliL (interacts with the cytoplasmic MS ring of the basal body and may act to stabilize the MotAB complexes which surround the MS ring), protein MPNRDDENLDIGDSNVSRKGGLLPDIIIKILQILAIGIFTVAIMIIVSYFVSKMVVSQSGAPSDFPVFSNEYLGKPPMLIWYESIDEIRGNTLDVPPKTFVVKLALGYAENNVNILNELGRQKVRLKDIIREYFSQRTGQEIKNESQIKAEIKARINSVLRNGEIKEIALTQIDIFDM, encoded by the coding sequence ATGCCTAATAGGGACGATGAAAATTTAGATATAGGAGATTCCAATGTTAGTAGAAAAGGTGGTTTATTACCCGATATTATAATAAAAATTTTACAGATACTTGCGATAGGGATATTTACTGTTGCGATAATGATAATTGTTTCTTATTTTGTATCTAAAATGGTGGTAAGCCAAAGTGGAGCTCCTAGTGATTTTCCAGTTTTTTCGAATGAATACTTAGGAAAGCCGCCTATGCTTATATGGTATGAAAGTATAGATGAGATTAGAGGCAATACTTTGGATGTTCCTCCAAAAACTTTTGTTGTAAAGCTTGCTTTGGGGTATGCCGAGAATAATGTTAATATTCTTAATGAGCTTGGAAGGCAAAAAGTGCGTTTAAAAGATATTATTAGGGAATATTTTAGCCAAAGGACTGGTCAAGAAATAAAAAATGAAAGTCAAATAAAAGCAGAAATTAAGGCAAGAATTAATAGTGTGCTTAGAAACGGAGAAATAAAAGAAATAGCATTAACCCAAATTGACATTTTTGATATGTAA
- a CDS encoding flagellar motor protein MotB, which produces MALRTKKPLKCDEGSPDYMLTYGDMVTLLLVFFVTMFSLNDIIFQENVIRIMSASFTGAGFFKGGKTLDFNKLSYLSNSFMSLPSTVRNKQASQTAKNKSMIEFIEKIQSKNIIVRQEERGIVISLAADAFFDSASADVKLEDNRDSIQKIASFIGVLNSRGYNFKIEGHTDNIDTDINGPWKNNWELSVARSVNMLEHILNYLDQSNVKSVESKFEVSGFGGSRPIATDDTPEGRAYNRRIDILITTDASLSFPKEIIQ; this is translated from the coding sequence ATGGCTTTGCGGACTAAAAAACCTTTAAAATGCGATGAAGGATCTCCAGATTATATGTTGACTTATGGAGACATGGTTACTTTACTGCTTGTATTTTTTGTTACTATGTTTTCATTAAATGATATTATTTTTCAAGAAAATGTAATAAGGATAATGTCTGCTTCTTTCACGGGTGCGGGATTTTTTAAAGGTGGTAAAACTTTAGATTTTAATAAATTGTCTTATTTGAGTAATAGTTTTATGTCATTGCCTTCTACTGTACGAAATAAGCAAGCATCTCAGACTGCTAAAAATAAATCTATGATTGAATTTATTGAAAAAATTCAATCTAAAAATATTATAGTAAGACAAGAAGAGAGGGGAATTGTCATATCTCTTGCAGCAGATGCGTTTTTTGATTCTGCTAGTGCAGATGTTAAGCTTGAAGACAATAGAGACTCTATTCAAAAAATAGCGTCTTTTATCGGAGTTTTGAATTCTAGAGGTTATAATTTTAAAATAGAAGGGCATACAGACAATATTGATACTGATATAAATGGGCCTTGGAAAAATAATTGGGAACTTTCGGTTGCAAGATCTGTTAATATGCTAGAGCATATTTTAAATTATTTAGATCAATCTAATGTTAAGAGCGTTGAGAGTAAGTTTGAAGTATCTGGTTTTGGTGGAAGCAGGCCTATTGCAACAGATGATACTCCTGAAGGTAGGGCTTACAATAGGAGAATTGATATATTAATTACTACGGACGCATCTTTAAGTTTTCCTAAGGAGATTATTCAATAA
- a CDS encoding Motility protein A, whose product MNLASIIGWGVGFGAILISMAFTPTGLGVFWDLSSIFITVVGSFSALMASSEVIAVKKIPTYLGFFFRRNYHAKISIIKILVELSEKARKEGLLSLDDELEQINDPFFKSGMRLVVDGADPEVIRTMLYLELDQMQERHKVGSDLFKTWAKLAPAFGMTGTLIGLVALLGNLEDKSALGSSMAVALITTLYGTIMANLMFTPVQLKLEKIDSEEAAVKTMIIEGVLSIQSGDNPRILEQKLVTFLTPKDRSHLSSSIGGE is encoded by the coding sequence ATGAATTTAGCTAGTATAATTGGATGGGGAGTTGGATTTGGAGCTATTTTAATTTCTATGGCATTTACTCCTACAGGACTTGGTGTTTTTTGGGATTTGAGTTCTATTTTTATTACTGTTGTTGGATCTTTTTCTGCTCTTATGGCTTCTTCAGAAGTTATTGCTGTAAAAAAAATTCCAACATATTTGGGATTTTTCTTTAGAAGGAATTATCATGCTAAGATTTCTATTATAAAAATATTGGTAGAGCTTTCAGAAAAGGCTAGAAAGGAAGGCCTTTTATCCCTTGATGATGAGCTTGAGCAAATTAATGATCCATTTTTTAAGTCAGGAATGAGGCTTGTTGTTGATGGAGCAGATCCTGAAGTAATTAGGACTATGCTTTATTTAGAGCTTGATCAGATGCAAGAAAGGCATAAAGTCGGTTCAGATCTTTTTAAGACTTGGGCAAAGCTTGCCCCAGCTTTTGGAATGACGGGTACTCTTATTGGGCTTGTAGCTCTTCTTGGTAATTTAGAGGACAAATCTGCACTTGGTTCTTCTATGGCTGTTGCTCTTATCACAACCCTTTATGGGACTATAATGGCAAATTTAATGTTTACTCCAGTTCAACTGAAGCTAGAGAAAATTGATTCTGAAGAAGCTGCGGTAAAGACAATGATAATTGAGGGTGTTTTATCAATCCAGTCTGGAGATAATCCTAGAATTTTAGAACAAAAATTGGTAACATTTTTAACCCCAAAAGATCGAAGTCATCTTAGTAGTAGTATTGGAGGTGAATGA
- a CDS encoding flagellar protein FlbD, translated as MIFVTKLNGYGYYLNPYHIESIEANPDTTILLMNGKKLIVKEKVEEVVNRIKLYRREVASFEKIVGEGNGRVEL; from the coding sequence ATGATTTTTGTAACTAAGCTTAATGGTTATGGATATTATTTAAATCCTTATCATATTGAAAGTATTGAAGCCAATCCTGATACTACAATTCTTCTTATGAATGGGAAGAAGTTAATTGTAAAGGAAAAAGTTGAAGAGGTGGTCAATAGGATTAAGTTATATCGGAGAGAAGTTGCTTCTTTTGAAAAAATTGTAGGAGAAGGAAATGGGAGAGTTGAATTATGA
- a CDS encoding flagellar hook protein FlgE translates to MMRSLYSGVSGLQNHQTRMDVVGNNIANVNTIGFKKGRVNFQDMISQSISGASRPTDDRGGTNPKQVGLGMNVAAIDTIHTQGAFQSTQKASDLGVSGNGFFILKEGKNLFYTRAGAFDVDSDRHLVNPANGMRIQGWMARDLEGEKVINTAADVEDLLIPIGDKEGAKSTRNVTFACNLDKRLPLVQEGAGSADIARGTWVVNKSLYDSFGNVSVLELRVVKDLNTPNLWNASVLINGEQNSNFTLGFDNEGALASLNGQPSQKGDVLQFPVTFNVVGSNIGEAGEQQTVNLNLGTVGSYTDSITQFADSSSTKAIVQDGYGMGYMENYEIDQNGVIVGIYSNGIRRDLGKIALASFMNPGGLAKSGDTNFVETSNSGQVRIGETGLAGLGSIRSGVLEMANVDLAEQFTDMIVTQRGFQANAKTITTSDQLLQELVRLKN, encoded by the coding sequence ATGATGAGGTCTTTGTATTCTGGTGTTTCTGGGCTTCAGAATCATCAAACAAGAATGGATGTTGTTGGTAACAACATTGCTAATGTAAATACAATTGGGTTTAAAAAGGGGAGAGTAAATTTTCAAGATATGATATCACAGTCTATTTCTGGAGCTTCTCGTCCTACTGATGATCGTGGTGGGACTAATCCTAAACAGGTTGGATTAGGCATGAATGTTGCTGCAATTGATACTATTCATACTCAAGGAGCTTTTCAAAGTACCCAAAAAGCATCTGATCTTGGAGTTAGTGGCAATGGATTTTTTATTTTAAAAGAAGGTAAAAATTTGTTTTATACAAGAGCTGGCGCTTTTGATGTGGACTCTGATCGACATCTTGTAAATCCTGCAAATGGAATGCGAATTCAAGGCTGGATGGCAAGGGATTTAGAAGGAGAAAAGGTTATCAATACAGCTGCTGATGTTGAAGATCTTCTTATTCCTATTGGAGACAAAGAGGGAGCAAAGTCTACTAGGAATGTTACTTTTGCTTGTAATCTTGACAAGAGATTGCCCTTAGTCCAAGAAGGTGCAGGCTCAGCAGATATTGCACGTGGAACTTGGGTGGTCAATAAGTCATTGTATGATAGTTTTGGGAATGTTAGCGTTCTTGAGCTTAGGGTTGTAAAAGATTTAAATACCCCTAATTTATGGAATGCATCAGTACTGATAAATGGCGAGCAAAATTCAAATTTTACACTAGGGTTTGATAATGAAGGTGCATTAGCTTCTTTGAATGGACAACCAAGCCAAAAAGGAGATGTTCTTCAATTTCCTGTAACATTTAATGTTGTAGGTTCAAATATAGGTGAGGCTGGTGAGCAGCAAACTGTAAATTTGAATTTGGGAACAGTTGGAAGTTATACTGATTCAATCACTCAGTTTGCTGATTCTAGTAGTACAAAGGCTATTGTTCAAGATGGATATGGTATGGGATATATGGAAAATTATGAGATTGATCAAAATGGTGTTATAGTTGGGATTTATTCAAACGGTATAAGACGAGATCTTGGCAAAATTGCTCTTGCTTCTTTTATGAATCCTGGAGGTCTTGCAAAATCAGGTGATACTAATTTTGTGGAAACAAGCAATTCAGGTCAAGTTAGAATAGGTGAGACTGGGCTTGCTGGACTTGGTTCTATTAGATCGGGTGTTTTAGAAATGGCTAATGTTGATCTTGCAGAGCAGTTTACAGACATGATAGTGACTCAAAGAGGATTTCAGGCAAATGCTAAAACTATTACTACTTCTGATCAATTATTGCAAGAACTTGTAAGATTGAAGAATTAA
- a CDS encoding flagellar basal body rod modification protein FlgD codes for MSKINNIENVSNLAINSKIRREFDFKTDNVSNKVNLGRDDFLKLLITQLRYQDPTNPMKDKEFIAQMAQFSTLEQMTNMSKSFEKLSSSLGIRKDLDLLGKVIKFKHGDGEIVEGRVTSIKTGAIPQIMVNGNYYVYKNILSVGLEE; via the coding sequence ATGAGTAAAATAAATAATATTGAGAATGTTTCTAATTTGGCTATCAATAGCAAGATTAGAAGGGAATTTGATTTTAAGACCGACAATGTTTCTAATAAGGTTAATCTAGGCAGAGATGATTTTTTAAAGTTACTCATTACTCAACTTAGGTATCAAGATCCTACAAATCCAATGAAGGATAAAGAATTTATTGCTCAAATGGCGCAATTTTCTACTCTTGAGCAAATGACAAATATGAGTAAATCGTTTGAGAAACTTTCATCTTCTTTGGGAATAAGAAAAGATTTAGATTTATTAGGTAAAGTAATTAAATTTAAGCATGGTGATGGGGAAATTGTTGAAGGCCGTGTCACAAGTATTAAGACAGGTGCAATACCCCAAATAATGGTTAATGGTAATTATTATGTATATAAAAACATATTATCGGTAGGCTTGGAGGAGTAA
- a CDS encoding flagellar protein: protein MSNLLNLNKAYDNKFNLLNTIKRLNLNVSKAESKENMGSFFNIMSFESKKLAKAKFMVFDFLNFLKDNGLISKDFKKSPLNKSFFLKKLDNKAFVSDLKSLINRMNVFLDFEGFNNIRENLSFNFDSLNKEKFFEKIESLCLSFNDLSSFFGYDFLAVLIDDYNQMSLNDKKEEKNVINIDVQDFRKSSNSDHNDFVSSKFSLKAIDGQNFVGRYKVKEISEDSLKGFVEEFTDYNIKTSKEVDSFDFVSSLKPEWNLKINKNIVDKAKVVLKSNNTGEIKLVLKPRELGSIRINLNLDSNNNLLGKIVVDNQNVKILFDQNMHSLNKMLGESGFNASLNLFLAGENFNSFSKSFKDDSKDQNFYFGYNKVFQIEEEIEFSQDLDKNVDLIV, encoded by the coding sequence ATGAGTAATTTATTAAATTTAAATAAAGCTTATGACAATAAATTTAATCTTTTAAATACAATTAAGAGATTAAATTTGAATGTTTCTAAAGCGGAATCTAAAGAGAATATGGGTTCTTTTTTTAATATTATGTCTTTTGAATCTAAAAAATTGGCTAAAGCAAAATTTATGGTATTTGATTTTTTAAATTTCTTAAAAGATAATGGACTTATCTCTAAAGATTTTAAAAAATCTCCTTTAAATAAGTCCTTTTTTTTAAAAAAACTTGACAATAAGGCTTTTGTTTCTGATTTGAAGTCCTTGATCAACAGAATGAATGTTTTTTTAGATTTTGAAGGTTTTAATAATATTAGAGAAAATTTATCTTTTAATTTTGATTCTCTAAATAAAGAAAAATTTTTTGAAAAAATTGAAAGCCTTTGTTTGTCTTTCAATGATTTGAGCTCTTTTTTTGGGTACGATTTTTTGGCTGTCTTAATTGATGATTATAATCAGATGAGTTTGAATGATAAAAAGGAAGAAAAAAATGTTATTAACATTGATGTCCAAGATTTTAGAAAGAGCAGCAATAGTGATCATAATGATTTTGTTTCTTCAAAGTTTAGTTTAAAAGCAATTGATGGTCAAAATTTTGTTGGTAGGTATAAAGTTAAAGAAATATCAGAAGATTCTTTAAAAGGTTTTGTTGAAGAATTTACTGATTATAATATAAAAACCTCTAAAGAGGTTGATAGTTTTGATTTTGTGAGTAGCTTAAAGCCAGAGTGGAATCTTAAGATTAATAAAAATATTGTGGATAAAGCTAAAGTTGTGTTAAAATCGAATAATACAGGAGAAATTAAGTTGGTTTTAAAGCCTAGAGAGCTTGGCAGTATACGAATTAACTTAAACCTTGATTCTAATAATAATTTGTTGGGAAAAATAGTGGTAGATAATCAAAATGTTAAAATACTTTTTGACCAAAATATGCATTCATTAAATAAAATGCTTGGTGAAAGTGGTTTTAATGCTAGCTTAAATCTTTTTCTTGCTGGTGAAAATTTTAATTCTTTTTCTAAAAGTTTTAAGGATGATTCTAAGGATCAAAATTTTTATTTTGGGTATAATAAAGTTTTTCAAATTGAAGAAGAAATTGAATTTTCTCAGGATTTAGATAAAAATGTCGATTTAATTGTCTAA
- a CDS encoding flagellar protein codes for MNNFLSFFFRAFFLLSLIVILFFFILFFIDFLGMYNTRRYFPEFVRTKFLGETSLGFNHNSNIILDEARLVKEREAIDIKSQQIEKLKEDLKLKEDSLNKLEFELKQKQKDLDLKQKVIDDIINKYNDEEANILQTAVYLMNMPPEDAVKRLEDLNPELAISYMRKIEEFSKKEGRASIVPYWLSLMDSKKAAVLIRKMSVSSLE; via the coding sequence GAATAATTTTTTGTCGTTCTTTTTTAGAGCATTTTTCTTGTTATCTTTAATTGTTATTTTATTTTTCTTTATATTATTCTTTATTGATTTCCTTGGAATGTATAATACTAGAAGGTATTTTCCTGAGTTTGTAAGAACTAAATTTTTAGGAGAGACTTCTTTGGGATTTAATCATAATTCTAATATAATTCTTGATGAGGCTAGGCTTGTTAAGGAAAGAGAAGCTATTGATATTAAGAGTCAGCAGATTGAAAAGCTTAAGGAAGATCTAAAATTAAAAGAAGACAGTTTAAATAAGCTTGAATTTGAGCTTAAGCAAAAGCAGAAAGATTTAGATTTAAAACAAAAAGTAATAGATGATATTATAAATAAATATAATGACGAGGAAGCAAATATTTTACAAACAGCTGTATATTTAATGAATATGCCACCAGAGGATGCTGTTAAGCGGCTTGAAGATTTAAATCCTGAGCTTGCAATATCTTATATGCGAAAAATTGAAGAATTTTCAAAAAAAGAAGGTCGTGCATCAATTGTTCCCTATTGGTTGTCTCTTATGGATTCTAAAAAAGCTGCTGTATTGATTAGAAAAATGTCTGTTAGTTCATTGGAGTAA